CAGTAGGACCACCCCAGTGCCATCCTTTGGGCCACTGGGAATGAACAGAAAGCTGTGTTCTGCTCTCCTGAACCCAAGATCAAGGGAGGTCTGACATATCCATGGTGAACAAGCAAGCAGACAGACCACTTCCTTAGTCATCAGGAAGATGCAAAATGAAACCGCAGTATGACAAACCCTCCACGTTGGTCAAAATGAAGACAGACAGTGCTGCACGTCAGCGAGGGTGCAGGACACGCCCGCACCCCTGAAGGGGCTGAACACTGAGGCGCTCACCGGGGAAGACGGTGCTCTGTGAAGGCAGACACACGACCTGGGACCCGGCAGGTCCACTCCCGCAGACACGCCCAACAGAACTGCGTGAGTCTTCTTCCCAAAGACACTGTAAGAATGATCAGAGCAGCATAACCTATAAGAACCGAAAGACAGAGACAGCCTCAATGACTGAGTACATGAACCGTGGTCTGTCTGTGGAGTGGAGGACAACCAGCAGTGAGGACTAGCGAACAACAACCACACATCACTGCGGGAGAGTCTCACACACGTTACATCAAGGGGAaaagccaggcacaaaagaccacattctgtgcgaccccacttatataaaaatggaaagaaaaaaaaggcaaaatgaatcTGCTAGGTGGTGGAGATTGTGGTTGCCCTGGGGGACCCCCAGGGGAACGAGGCATCTGGATCTGGGGCTCCAGCCTCATCAGGTCCTTGGTCCGGTGTGTACAAGTGGAAGAAGTGTGACCTGCACACACTGAGGTCGGCTGGTCTTCCTCCTGGGTGTGCCCTGGGGCCGCGAGCAGACCCGCCAGAAGGACTCCGCAGTGGGAGTCCATGGGGACCAGGAGAGCAGGTGGCCGCCAAGGCCTGGACGCGCCCCATGCCTCAGTCCCATGgccttggaggcaggaggaggagacagtcCAGGTCTTGCCCAACCTCCCCTCCTGCGGCCCTGCCTCCCAGCAGACACTCCCTCTCAGGAGGGACATCGCCCGCCTGGGAGGCAATTGCTTGTTTGAAATTAATTGTCTCCTCCGAGCTGAACCCTGGAAGAATGACATGTCATTGTTAACTGGGAAGATCCTCACCGTCCTCAGCGTGACATCCTGGCATGTCGCCCAGGGCTAATGAGCCAGAAGGCCGCCCACCTGCTAACCCCAGGCCTTCAGCCCCCAGAGTTCCACCTGCCTTCTTTTTAATGACGCCCCAGGGCAGGCAGCCCCTCAGCGCGCAGCTCCAAAAACTTCTCCCATTATTCTGGACCGGAATGCTCATCAGCTGTGAGTTGATTGGGCACCAAGGGGATTCTGAAAGATTCCCTAGCTGTCTGAGGAACACAAACTTTTCTCAGAAACAGAACTCAGAAGAAAAACATTCCCTCGGGTGCAGCGGGTCAGGGAAGAGGCAACTGATGAGCAGCTGCCCCAGGCTGCACAGGCTGCTGAGCTGGGCGGGGGGACCACCTGCCCTCAGCTCTTGGCCCTTGAGCAGGACACCGCTGCCCAGAGAAGCCTGTGGGGACAGGCACTTTGGACACACGTCTGCAGGAAGCTGGGGAAACAAGGCTTGAAAATCCAACACAGGCAAAAACCCAGACATGGTCAGGGCCTGCTGCCAGCAAGGAGCTGGTACCTCCTAGCCCAGCAGGTGTCCCCTCAGCAGCCGTCCCGTCGGCAGGCGTCCCCTCGGCAGGCGTCCCCTCGGCAGCTGTCCCCTAAGCAGGTGTCTCCTGGCCCAGCAGGTGTGTCCTGGTCAGCGCCTACCTGGGGAGAAAGCCGCAGCTGAGTTCTAGTGTGTGGGTTTGAAGCTGCTCATTCCAAATCCCTCTGAGGGTGGGCACAGGAATTCCATGTCTGTAGGTATTTCCTGGGACCCGGGGGAATTACTGCAATTGTCCAGAAGTCTCAAACATCTCTCTCTCAACCTGGTGCAGGGACTCCACTCTCCTCACAAGCCTCAGCCCCAGCACCTCACCAAACCACTCTGACTCAGCCATGTGCGCCCCACCGCCTCAGCCAGGCTGAGCAGAGGCAGCACTGTTGCAGGAAGCACCTCCTCTCTCAGCCTTGTCCATCCCCTCCCTGGGAccacccctcccagcctcccaagCTGCTATTGCCTCACAATTCCAATCTCTTAGCAACAGGGGCCCAGGCCACTCATCCAAGGTCTCTTTTCTCCGTACCTTTCTGCGGGGTCTCAGTCAGTCCGGTGGTTCTCTCTATGACATTCTCCAATACCCCTGAAGTCCAGAATCATGTCCAGCTGCTCCATCACCGTCTCCACTTGGATTATTCGGACATCTGCTGACCTTGTGGACTTGATGTGTCCACAtgtatgctcagttatgtccaactcttgtgaccccatagactgtagcccaccaggctcctctgtccatgggattctccaggcaagaatactgcagtgggttgctattcccttctgcaggggatctttccccagggatcaaaccctggtctcctgaattgcaagcagattctttactgtctaagaaaccagggaagcccattttaggaGGAGGTATGCCTCAAAAGTCAGTGGAGTCCTTCAGTCACAGGCCCCACTGGGGAGGATACCCACTCACAAGCATGCTCTGTGGGGGCTTCAGTTGCTCCAAGAATGGATGTGGGGCTCCTGGGAGCAGAGGGTGGAGGAGGTAAGCCAAGAGCTGaggtttaaaaaagaatgtggtGTCAGCAGTGGAGGGAAGGATGTTCCCAAGAGCGGGGCCAGACTGCAGGCAGCTGCATCGTGATACCAGTGTGCGCTGACGTGGCCAAGGTGATGAGAGGTACTCAAGGCGCCACCATCCCCTAGACAGTAACCAGAGTGTCCCCAACTCCTCTCTTCACTCCACATCTGGCTGTCATCCACCCTCAGGTCTCCTCATCTTTGTAGCCACCATCTCATCATGTCCCTGTCTCTTCATacctcattctacaaggccagcatcaccctaataccaaaataaCACAAAGATGtcacaagaaaggaaaactatagATCAATCTCTCTCATgaagatagatgcaaaaatcataagcaaaatattagcaaatcaaacccaacaatgtcttttaaaaaattaccacaaCCAGGTGGAATTTATTCCAGGTTGGACATCTGAAAATCAACTAATGTAATCTATCATATAAAGTCTAAAGATGAAAAATCATCTGATTATATTACTAGATGGAAAAAaagagcatttgacaaaatccaacaaccattcaaattttttctaaaaatgctcagcaaactaggaatggAAAAGAACCTCCTCAACTTGATAAACAACATCTGCAAAAAGAAAACCTACAACTAATGTCATACTTCACTATGAAAACCTAAACACCCTCCACCCTGAGactggaaaaaaggcaaaaatgtgcCACCTCATCAATTATAGTCAGTATCATATGGGAAGTCTTAGCTAATATaacaagacaagaaaaggaaataaaagtatatcgattgaaaagaaataaaattcttttgcaaataaaatttagaaaaataattttaaagatgtaTGTAACTAATATTAACAGCAAGGTTtcaggatacaaggttaatatatAAGATCAATTGCTTTTATATATGCCTATATAACAGcaataaacaattaaaatgtgaaactaaaaacaataccatttacataaacataaaaaactgaaatacttAAGTATAAATCTAACATGATGTATACAAGACGTATATGAGAGGAAACTAAAAAACTCTGATGAATAAAATCAAAGagaatctaaataaatggagagatagtcTATGTTCATGGATAGAAAGACTCAAGTTGTTAAGATGCCAGTTCTTCtcagtcttatttttaaattgtgtagtTCTAATCAGAAATCTAGCAAGTTAATTTGTAGATAtcaacaagctgattctaaagtttagCATCACAACAGTAAAGGCAgcaaagttggaggactgacaCTAGCCAACTTCAAGATTTACTATAAGGCTTCAGAAATCATGATGGTGTGCTATTATTGGTAAAGAAGAGACAAGCAGATTGACGGAACAGAATAGTGAGCCTGGAAATAGATCCACATAAATGTAGTCAACTGCTCTTTGATACAGGGGCAAAGGAAATACAGTGAagcaaagacaatctcttcaacaaatggccCTGGAAAAACAGGGCATCCACatgcaaaaagttaaaaaaaaaaaaaggaaagaatctaGACAGTGGCCTTACACATTTCAACCAAATCATTAATTCAGAATAGATctcagaattaaatttaaaatgcaaaactatgaaACTTCCAGATGGTAACAAGAGAAAATCAAGATGACCTTGAGTTTGGTGGTAACTTTCTAAGATACATCAAAACCacaagccatgaaataaaaagttgatatgtcaaacattattaaaaataaaaatttcttcccTGCAAAATACACAGCCAAGAGAGtggaaaagacaagctacagactagaaaatgttttcaaaagatatctgacaaaaaataaaagaaaaaaaagataataaaaaaagaaaaaatagtaaaaaaaaagaaaagatatctgACAAAGGGCTTGtacccaaaataaacaaatttcaacaataagaaaacaactcaCTTTTTAAATGTGCAAGAGATTTGAACAGACACCCCACCAAAGATGTTATGTAGAAGGCAAACATGCCAAAAGATGCTTATTAAGGACTACCGATTAAAACAACCAGGAGGTACCACTAAACACCTCACAGAATGTCTAAAATCCAAAACATTGCCAATGTGGTGTGACCACCACCTCACATGTGGGCaggatggggctggggagggaggcggtTCCCAGAGAGGCCGGCCCAGGGCCCCCATCCCTGATCCCCAGACCACATTCCCCGGGAGGGGTATCTCTAAAGCGTTTCCCACTTCCAGACTCTGCGAGAGCAAAGGCATGGTTCTCAGCATCCCTTTCGGCTTTCAAATACCACCTAATTCCCAAACCTGAGAAGGTGCCTAGGACGGTGCCTCCAGGACATGCGGTCATCCCCAGGGACTCCTGGGCCTTCGGGACAAAAGGAGCCAAGTGCTGGGCCTGGCCCCTCCACTCCTCCACCCAGGAATGTCCTCAGGGGCTAGGAGCATCTGGAGGCTGGGTCAGATCAGGCCTTCTGCCCTCCCCAGGCGGGAAGACAGGGGCAGCAGTTGCGTCCTGACCTGCACCAGAAGGGCCGGAGCCCACAGCTCTGAGCAGAGAAACCCTCCATGACTGGCtgagaatgaaggcaaaaggacagggatggggcagagggcagggccgtgggctggagagggggagggcaggagaaCGGATCTTGCGGGGAAGGGTGCCATGCTAACTTGGGGGTGTTCCGGACTTACCTCATCAGCTTAACAAACACCAGAACCGATTACATTGGGACACTTTTAACTCattatttggaaaataacttCACAAAGCACAAAAACTACAGAAGCATCATTACCCATAGATGACAGACAAATGTGTCCTTCTGCTCTGGCCTCCGGGGAAGGGCCCTCCAGGAACCCTGACTTCTCCTCTGCAGTGGGAGAGGCTCTTCAGCTGGGCAGACGCCACCCACTCCTGCAGGGACCCTCCTGTTGTGGGCCTGGGTCACAGCAAGGAGAAGCCACTGGAGCCCACCACCTGCGCCTCCTTCTCGGGGAGAGACCAGATGAGGGGCAGGGGTGCCTATTGGCGCCCTGAGGCCGGAGTGGGTGGCCAGGGGCAGTTTTAAGTTGGTGGAGGGTCTTCAGTGTGCTCCAGAGGTCATGCTCCAGCCAAGACTGAGGGGTCAGAAGACCCACCAGAAAGCCTAGGCCTGGTGCACTCCAGCTGCGGGGGCTCCAGCACCCCTAGAGGCCCCCGAGCACGCCAGTGGCACCAGGCAGGCCTGGAGCGCCCTGCACGGGGGCCCTGGGCTCACGCCCGTCCCCGAAGGACCGCTGTGCAGCCCGTGGCCCTGGGCAGCTCAGGGCTGGGGCTCCCTCTCTCCACCCAGCTGGCAGGAATCCAGCCCTCTCAGGGGGCCCTGTGGCTGGACGATCAGGGTGGACACTGGTGGAGGGCACCAGTCCgtcatgtgtgtgtgagtgcgtgtgtgtgtggtcacttcagacgtgtccgactctctgcgaccctgtgggctgcagcccaccagggtcctcttcccataggacttcccaggcaagaacactggagtgggttgccattttcttctccaggggatcttcccaacccgggatctaacccgtgtctcatgtctcccgcactggcagccaggttcttcaccactagagcTACCTGGGGAGCCCAGTCCATCCGGCTGCctgaatgaaaagaaacaacAGCCTCCCTGTCAGGCCCTATTTTCAGCACTGGAGACACACCAACTCCTTCAGTACTCAAAGGGCTCCGTGGGATCACACTCTCACAATCCCCACGTAGCGATGAAGACAAGAGATTCAGAGTGGCCATGTGACCTGCATAAGTCACACTGACAGACAGTTGCATCCAGACTCCCAGCTTCAGAGCCAGCTTTAGTTCCACGCATGCTCCCAGGATAAGTCCTGATGAGCTGCAGGGCCAGACCAGTCCCCTCACTGAGCCTTTGGGTGCCTGAGGATCTTCTGCGGCTTATCCACTCAGAGACCTCAGCAAGTCCCCTGCGTCCGAGGCCTGCAGGTTCCACCACCAGGCCCCCAGGAGGGTGTGAGACCTGGTGGTGTGCTCTGAGGCTCCCCAAAGTGAGGCACATCCGCACACTGACCCGAACAGACCccccaggctgccaggcttccGCAGGGAATCTCCTGAGGCCGGCGTGGGCGCTGCCTCCATGGCCTGCCCAAGGGCTCTGCACACGGTGAGATCGGGTGCCATTTCCAGGGCAGAGAGGCCCCAGGGCCTCAAGTCCCCCGCACCCCGCCCCGCACAGCCTCCTTGACATCCTCGTTCCTCAAGGTGTAGATGAAGGGCTTCAGCACCGGGGTGATGATGGTGTTGAGCACAGTGACGGCCTTGGTCAGGTCCAGCGAGCTCTCCACCGAGGTCCCCACGTGCAGGAAGATGATGGAACCATACCGGATGAGGACCACCGTGAGGTGTGatgagcaggtggagaaggcccaGTGCCGGGCCTGCGCCAAGGGCGTCCGGACGATGGCGACCACGATGTGGGCGTAAGAGACCAGCGTGATGACGCCCAGCGTGATGACGCCCAGCGTGATGACATAGCAGACCAGCGTGATGACACAGCAGCTCAGCGTGATGACTCAGGAGCCCCAGGATGACACAGAAGGCGATGCCGAAAGACGCTGGCTCCACTGCCCACATGTCGCTGCAGGACAGCACGATCCAGGGCGCGATGTCACAGAAGAAATGGTTGATGACCCGCGAGCTACAGAAGGAGAGGCGGCCAGTGAGGGCCGCGGGCACGGCGATGGCCGAGAAGCCGcagccaggagcccagggccAGGTGGCCAGAGAGCCCGGGCATCATGATGCTGCCGTAGCGCCGCAGCAGGCAGACGGCCAGGTAGCGGTCGTAGGCCATGGCCACCAGCAGGAAGTACTCGATGCAGCCCAGAGAGAAGACGAAGTGCATCTGCACAGCGCAGCCTGAAAAGGAGATGGCTCCGCTGCGCAAGGCGAAGACGGCCAGAATCTTGGGCACACAGGCCGTGGTGAACCAGATCTCCAGGAAAGAGAGGTTgcagaggaaaaagtacatgggcgTCTGCAGGCGCCGATGTGCCCCGAGCAGCGAGAGGATGGCCAGGTTCCCGGCCACCGTGAACATGTAGGTGACCGGGAAGAGCCCCACGTGCAGGccccacccgggaagcccagcagGATGACCGGGCCCCCAGTGGACAGGTTCTGGCTGCAGCCCCAGGCCATGACACCCATCAGGACACAGGCCCCTTGAAGCCAGCAAGAGGGACCGCCAGCCAGCAGCCCTCCAGGGGGCTCAGGAGAAGAGGCCCCCTCCCCGCTCTCTGGATCTACTCACCTTGCCCTCTaaccccagggccccaggccgGCCTGCAACGGTGGGTGGGAAGCACCCGCTGCAGTGGAGCAGCCCAGAGAGCTGCGTGGACTCAGATCCGGCTGTTTGTCACCTGGAGTTCTTGTTCTAAACTCCTTGTCACCTGCTGGTGGGGGAGGATCCTTGGTCTAGATTCCTTCCTTGGGGCTGTCCTTATTCTAGACTcctcatgggggtgggggggcatttCCTTATTCTAGACTCAGGAAGCTGCAAAAGGACAGTGTCAACTTTTCACAAATGAAATTACGTATGGCCCAATTTAGGGCATTTTTATCCAACAAAGCGGATTGATTCCTAGTAAAGCACTCCTATCGTGGTGTGCCATGAAACCGCCCCCGTCCCCGAGGATGACCACCTCAGAGGCAGCCCAGGGGAGCCGTTCTACTCGCCAGGGTGGGGAAGCCAGGAGGCAGACAGCTGTCACCAGCGCCCCTCCGGCCGCAGCTGAaggtccctgggtggggcaggaggCCCAGCGAAGAAGCTCTCAGTCCCTCAGTGCCTCCCACTGCTTCTTGGAACCCTCAGTGGGCCTTGACCCCACCGACAAGAGCCCAGATTCCAGAACCAGCGGCCACAGCACAGCAGACAGGGCCAATCAGGTCGAGGTCTACATGTCCACGTGCTG
The genomic region above belongs to Cervus canadensis isolate Bull #8, Minnesota chromosome 8, ASM1932006v1, whole genome shotgun sequence and contains:
- the LOC122446011 gene encoding LOW QUALITY PROTEIN: olfactory receptor 287-like (The sequence of the model RefSeq protein was modified relative to this genomic sequence to represent the inferred CDS: inserted 3 bases in 2 codons), which produces MAWGCSQNLSTGGPVILLGFPGXGLHVGLFPVTYMFTVAGNLAILSLLGAHRRLQTPMYFFLCNLSFLEIWFTTACVPKILAVFALRSGAISFSGCAVQMHFVFSLGCIEYFLLVAMAYDRYLAVCLLRRYGSIMMPGLSGHLALGSWXCGFSAIAVPAALTGRLSFCSSRVINHFFCDIAPWIVLSCSDMWAVEPASFGIAFCVILGLLSITLVSYAHIVVAIVRTPLAQARHWAFSTCSSHLTVVLIRYGSIIFLHVGTSVESSLDLTKAVTVLNTIITPVLKPFIYTLRNEDVKEAVRGGGLTPPSPRGASRPCWLAQDGACGPGTLEALLCGSDQLHLLLHRVSRA